A window from Pseudomonas campi encodes these proteins:
- a CDS encoding DUF4255 domain-containing protein, translating to MSTALALAGVTAVLRDRLNDGLVNHNVAGILGSTVTVSVLPPDRVVPADGTESSQLNLFLYQAMPNVSWRNQALPSHDSAGRQRLTNQPLALDLYYLISAYSGGDLHAEILLGYAMQLMHEFPIITREMIRTALTPSPDLGVVLPPALRALAECGLADQFELLRITPQTLSTEESSKLWSATQSSLRPTAAYQVSVVLIEATRPALAPLPVLTRGEVDPLSGRERGVVVSPSLIPALPTLEAILPSGAQPVARLGQSIVLRGHHLNGSDREVRIGNPRYEVSEVLVASGANLGESMELLIPVARADDFPVGVYEANARLIRPGESLARESNRLAFTLAPDITNLPQNVARDGDGDALVTIEFTPELRAGQRATLLVGQREVPPQSFAAPTDTLDFLIEQAEVGEHLVRLRIDGVDSPIVDHATTPPTFLNLRLTIT from the coding sequence ATGAGTACCGCCCTGGCTCTGGCCGGCGTCACCGCCGTGCTGCGCGACCGCCTCAACGATGGTCTGGTCAACCATAACGTTGCCGGCATCCTTGGCAGCACAGTGACTGTCAGCGTGCTGCCGCCCGACCGCGTGGTGCCGGCCGATGGCACCGAGTCCAGCCAGCTCAACCTGTTCCTTTATCAGGCAATGCCCAACGTCAGCTGGCGCAATCAGGCGCTGCCCTCCCACGACTCCGCTGGCCGCCAGCGCCTGACCAACCAGCCGTTGGCCCTGGATCTGTATTACCTGATTTCCGCCTACAGCGGGGGCGACCTGCATGCCGAAATCCTGCTCGGCTATGCCATGCAGCTGATGCATGAGTTTCCGATCATCACCCGCGAGATGATCCGTACCGCCCTCACCCCCTCACCCGACTTGGGCGTGGTGTTGCCGCCAGCCCTGCGGGCGCTGGCCGAGTGTGGTCTGGCCGACCAGTTCGAGTTGCTGCGCATCACGCCACAGACGCTCAGCACCGAGGAGAGCTCCAAGCTGTGGTCGGCCACCCAGTCCAGCCTGCGGCCCACCGCGGCCTACCAGGTATCGGTGGTGCTGATCGAGGCCACCCGCCCTGCCCTCGCTCCGTTGCCGGTGCTGACGCGCGGAGAGGTCGACCCGCTCTCCGGACGCGAGCGCGGCGTGGTGGTTTCGCCCAGCCTGATCCCGGCCCTGCCGACTCTGGAGGCCATCCTGCCGAGTGGAGCCCAGCCGGTGGCCCGGCTCGGGCAGAGCATCGTGCTGCGCGGCCACCACCTGAACGGCAGCGACCGTGAAGTGCGCATTGGCAACCCCCGCTATGAAGTGAGCGAAGTCCTCGTAGCCAGCGGCGCCAACCTGGGTGAGAGCATGGAACTGCTGATCCCGGTGGCGCGTGCAGATGACTTCCCGGTGGGCGTCTATGAAGCGAATGCGCGGCTGATCCGTCCCGGCGAAAGCCTCGCCAGGGAGAGCAATCGCCTGGCTTTCACCCTCGCCCCAGATATCACCAATCTGCCGCAGAACGTGGCGCGTGACGGCGACGGCGATGCCTTGGTCACTATCGAGTTCACCCCTGAATTGCGCGCCGGTCAGCGCGCCACCCTGCTGGTCGGTCAGCGCGAGGTGCCGCCGCAAAGCTTCGCTGCGCCGACCGACACGCTGGATTTCCTGATCGAGCAGGCCGAAGTCGGCGAGCACCTGGTGCGCCTGCGCATCGATGGGGTCGACAGCCCCATCGTCGATCACGCCACCACGCCGCCGACCTTCCTCAATCTGCGGCTGACCATCACATGA
- a CDS encoding AAA family ATPase, which yields MNAPAAMDWSSANQQLLAAEFARLRALLDSSDAEDERMRGAELRAAMSAPPAIDTLAQLFELSDFERDLLLLVAGVEMDARLGPLCALANGQAGRPWATFGLAMSLLPSAHWDALVPSEPLRRWRLLEVDESSGLASGRVRMDERVLHYLAGLNHLDQRLQPLLSPLPPPGLMCRAHAAVSAHACSHLQRDGARPRTILLAGDDPQGQQDVAADIARRLGVAVYCLRAVDIPATAHEQAALATLWQREAVLLGSALLIELRDDESKTLERFVERLGGLLIIASRAPIALDGEAFIVERPDVPEQRRLWREALGQRGDELAPSLDSLAGQYRLGARRIASIAARLGAELDLAELHRACRADAPSMSELAQRIEARADWDDLVLPEAQRRILQQIAVHTHHRLTVHHDWGFAEKSSRGLGIATLFWGDSGTGKTLAAEVLANTLGLVLYRIDLSAVVSKYIGETEKNLRRVFDSAEELGAILLFDEADALFGKRSEVKDSHDRYANIEVSYLLQRMESYRGLAILTTNHKAALDSAFARRLRFVVHFPFPDQVQREALWHGVFPAATPLEPLDYRKLANLSVPGGTIRNIALGAAFLAAEGGTAVGMRHLLRAAHIEAGKRDKPISDAETRGWV from the coding sequence ATGAACGCCCCGGCAGCCATGGACTGGTCGAGCGCCAACCAGCAGCTGCTGGCTGCCGAGTTCGCCCGTCTGCGGGCCTTGCTCGACAGCAGCGATGCCGAGGATGAGCGGATGCGCGGCGCTGAGCTGCGTGCGGCAATGAGCGCGCCGCCAGCCATCGATACCCTGGCACAGCTGTTCGAACTGAGTGACTTCGAACGCGACCTCCTGCTGCTCGTCGCGGGCGTCGAGATGGACGCCCGACTGGGCCCGCTCTGCGCCTTGGCCAATGGCCAGGCAGGCCGCCCCTGGGCGACTTTTGGCCTGGCCATGAGCCTGCTGCCCTCTGCCCACTGGGATGCCTTGGTTCCGTCGGAACCGCTGCGCCGTTGGCGCTTGCTGGAGGTCGACGAGAGTAGCGGGCTGGCCAGCGGGCGCGTACGCATGGATGAGCGCGTGCTGCACTACCTGGCGGGTCTCAACCATCTGGATCAACGCCTGCAACCCTTGCTGTCGCCGCTACCGCCTCCCGGATTGATGTGCCGGGCACATGCCGCTGTCAGCGCGCACGCCTGCAGCCACTTGCAGCGTGATGGCGCCAGGCCCAGAACCATCCTGCTGGCCGGCGATGACCCGCAGGGGCAACAGGATGTCGCCGCCGACATTGCCCGGCGACTCGGCGTCGCAGTGTATTGCCTGCGCGCCGTGGACATTCCCGCCACTGCCCACGAGCAGGCAGCACTGGCCACCCTCTGGCAGCGCGAGGCCGTCCTGCTCGGCAGTGCTCTGCTGATCGAACTGCGCGATGACGAGAGCAAAACGTTGGAGCGCTTCGTCGAACGTCTCGGCGGGCTCCTGATCATCGCGTCACGGGCGCCCATCGCGCTGGATGGCGAGGCGTTCATCGTCGAGCGGCCCGACGTACCCGAGCAACGCCGGCTCTGGCGCGAGGCCCTGGGTCAACGAGGTGACGAACTGGCGCCGTCCCTCGACAGCTTGGCCGGACAATACCGACTCGGCGCGCGGCGCATCGCCAGCATCGCCGCGCGGCTTGGTGCAGAGCTCGACCTGGCTGAGCTGCACCGCGCCTGCCGGGCCGATGCGCCGAGCATGAGCGAGTTGGCTCAGCGTATAGAAGCGCGGGCCGACTGGGACGATCTGGTACTGCCCGAAGCGCAGCGGCGGATCCTGCAGCAGATCGCCGTACATACCCACCATCGCCTCACCGTGCATCACGACTGGGGCTTTGCCGAGAAAAGCTCGCGTGGCCTGGGCATCGCCACCCTGTTCTGGGGCGACTCCGGCACCGGCAAGACCCTGGCCGCCGAGGTGCTGGCCAATACCCTGGGCCTGGTGCTCTACCGCATCGACCTGTCGGCCGTGGTCAGCAAGTACATCGGCGAAACAGAAAAGAATCTGCGCCGAGTCTTCGACAGCGCCGAAGAGCTCGGCGCCATTCTGCTATTCGATGAGGCCGATGCGCTGTTCGGCAAACGCAGCGAGGTCAAGGACAGTCACGACCGCTACGCCAACATCGAAGTCAGCTACCTGTTGCAACGGATGGAGTCCTATCGCGGCCTGGCCATCCTCACCACCAACCACAAAGCCGCGCTGGACAGCGCCTTCGCCCGGCGCCTGCGCTTCGTGGTGCACTTCCCCTTCCCCGACCAGGTCCAGCGTGAGGCGCTCTGGCATGGCGTGTTTCCGGCGGCGACACCGCTGGAGCCGCTGGACTACCGCAAGCTGGCGAACCTGTCCGTACCGGGCGGCACCATCCGTAACATCGCCCTCGGCGCCGCCTTCCTCGCCGCCGAGGGCGGAACGGCGGTGGGCATGCGCCATCTGCTGCGGGCCGCGCATATCGAGGCAGGTAAACGCGACAAACCGATTTCCGATGCGGAAACACGGGGGTGGGTATGA
- a CDS encoding DUF4157 domain-containing protein, whose product MSLGRVEQLNPSPEHSGLLLQRKCSCGGQASGLTGECTECAQRLQRKLAIGPADDQYEREADRIAEQVVGGSPGNAPTVHPTTATPLRRKSDDGGAGGAAVPPVVNQALRSPGEPLGNDARAFFEPRLGHDFAKVRVHTDGTAAASARAVQARAYTVGQDLVFAAGQYAPHSQEGKRLLAHELTHVTQQSQVLRRAPAAKAPADPLCETFNFASARKAVEAQAKLASKTADLLPLIRALKPIRRCATAKQQTEVKDSLSSSLSTAKADEAWAAAGTAFGGYVGFYPGYAPDVKTHLDKLGTSESLASNTFVLSSEGKTHKSRAKTAGAGDVADLERTDIVYFRGHQYAQYKAPGLFADGDESEGFDLRYVEKKGGFGNVKLMISTSCATLCQEAASVFSGLFPNAVILGYRKSAPLEGAAVRADLTKRINELNRPLLLDQPVDVAAIIAIWKSVVESRHKGQTAPQPGIYQGGTVTFWDGSAWQTVTATDAKNNACRKKGDFSDQYPSP is encoded by the coding sequence ATGAGCCTGGGTCGAGTCGAACAGCTGAACCCGTCGCCCGAGCACTCAGGGCTATTGCTGCAACGCAAATGCAGCTGCGGTGGCCAGGCCTCTGGGCTTACGGGGGAATGCACGGAATGCGCGCAGCGCCTGCAGCGCAAGCTGGCCATCGGACCCGCAGATGATCAGTACGAACGTGAGGCTGATCGAATTGCCGAGCAAGTCGTGGGCGGATCACCCGGCAATGCTCCCACCGTGCACCCGACCACAGCCACACCGCTGCGGCGCAAGTCAGACGATGGCGGCGCCGGCGGCGCAGCTGTACCGCCAGTAGTTAATCAGGCGCTGCGCTCACCTGGGGAACCACTGGGCAACGATGCGCGCGCGTTCTTCGAACCGCGCCTCGGCCACGACTTTGCCAAGGTGCGCGTGCATACCGACGGGACTGCGGCAGCGTCGGCCAGAGCGGTCCAGGCCCGCGCCTACACGGTCGGCCAGGACCTGGTGTTCGCGGCCGGTCAGTACGCCCCCCATAGCCAGGAGGGCAAGCGCCTGCTGGCCCATGAGCTAACCCACGTCACGCAACAGAGCCAGGTCCTGCGCAGGGCGCCGGCTGCCAAAGCGCCTGCCGACCCGCTGTGCGAAACCTTCAATTTCGCTAGCGCGCGCAAGGCAGTCGAGGCGCAGGCCAAGCTGGCGAGTAAAACCGCTGACCTGTTACCACTGATCCGTGCGCTCAAGCCAATCCGCCGTTGCGCCACGGCCAAGCAGCAAACCGAGGTCAAGGACAGCCTGAGCAGCAGCCTGTCCACGGCCAAGGCCGACGAGGCCTGGGCGGCAGCCGGTACCGCGTTTGGTGGCTATGTCGGCTTCTACCCGGGCTATGCCCCCGACGTCAAAACGCATCTGGACAAGCTGGGCACGAGCGAGTCGCTGGCGTCCAATACCTTCGTACTGTCCAGTGAAGGAAAGACGCACAAGAGTAGAGCCAAGACAGCGGGAGCCGGTGACGTGGCCGATCTGGAGCGCACCGACATCGTCTATTTCCGCGGCCATCAGTACGCCCAGTACAAGGCGCCCGGGCTGTTCGCCGATGGAGATGAGAGCGAAGGCTTCGACCTGCGCTATGTCGAGAAGAAAGGTGGCTTCGGCAACGTCAAGCTGATGATCAGCACCAGCTGCGCAACCTTGTGCCAGGAGGCTGCCTCTGTGTTCAGCGGCCTGTTCCCCAACGCGGTGATCCTCGGCTACCGCAAGTCGGCCCCTCTAGAAGGAGCAGCCGTGCGCGCCGACCTGACCAAGCGCATCAACGAACTCAATCGCCCCCTGCTGCTCGATCAGCCCGTCGATGTGGCGGCGATCATTGCCATCTGGAAGTCGGTCGTGGAGTCGCGCCACAAGGGGCAGACCGCCCCGCAGCCGGGCATCTACCAGGGCGGAACCGTGACCTTTTGGGATGGTTCCGCCTGGCAGACCGTCACCGCAACGGATGCGAAGAACAACGCCTGCAGGAAAAAAGGAGACTTCAGTGATCAGTACCCGAGCCCTTGA
- a CDS encoding eCIS core domain-containing protein, with translation MSSKSALSPVAAASTAAPLLQRKCAYGNPASSLAADCEQCRRPQALGMQTRLAVGATNDPLEQEADRAAAQVLGDAGKTRIQPSARPHLSRVAHGAAATAVAPASVTRTLQSAGEPLPGAARAFFEPRFGHDFAQVRVHRDNAAANSARDVAAHAYTVGRHVVFAQGRYAPDSGSGRALLAHELAHVVQQGASAVGNQRVQRTGDGAGGSSASAPPPAVAEAEAVAEPAQRVPPTPTARVVALTFDDGPHAAGLGTGNNRTEKVLDTLRDKGAKAGFFIQTHAQGGDGRPIRGNTPVGRQLIRRMHAEGHAIGIHTGGTRDHESHIAAQAAGRLSGELSGARDFIRDTTATETEPGVTATLVRPPFGSSDAAVRSTYASLSLTNLLWDIDGDPGGELSLAQLKTNVETGLTAMAARSWRGTTPSAPKIVMLYHDIRRNSSTHLGEVMDHITLVMRRDHNSTVSFEKP, from the coding sequence ATGAGCAGCAAGTCCGCCTTGAGCCCGGTCGCCGCCGCCAGCACTGCAGCGCCATTGCTGCAGCGCAAGTGTGCCTATGGCAACCCGGCCTCCAGCCTAGCGGCTGACTGCGAGCAGTGCCGACGTCCCCAGGCGCTGGGGATGCAAACCCGGCTGGCGGTGGGCGCCACTAATGACCCGCTGGAGCAGGAAGCCGACCGGGCCGCCGCTCAGGTGCTCGGTGACGCCGGCAAGACCCGCATTCAGCCCTCGGCGCGCCCCCATCTCAGCCGCGTTGCCCATGGCGCCGCCGCCACAGCGGTGGCCCCGGCGAGCGTAACCAGAACCTTGCAGTCTGCTGGCGAGCCGCTGCCCGGCGCTGCCAGAGCCTTCTTCGAGCCCCGCTTCGGCCATGATTTCGCTCAGGTCCGGGTGCACCGCGACAATGCCGCAGCCAACTCGGCACGGGATGTTGCCGCGCATGCCTACACCGTGGGGCGGCATGTCGTGTTTGCCCAGGGCCGTTACGCGCCTGACAGTGGCAGCGGGCGCGCACTGCTTGCCCATGAGCTGGCGCATGTCGTGCAACAGGGCGCATCTGCCGTTGGGAACCAGCGGGTGCAGCGCACTGGCGACGGTGCAGGCGGATCTTCGGCCAGCGCGCCGCCACCGGCAGTGGCAGAGGCAGAGGCAGTGGCAGAACCGGCTCAGCGTGTTCCCCCTACCCCCACAGCCCGGGTAGTCGCCCTGACCTTCGACGACGGCCCGCATGCGGCTGGGTTGGGCACCGGCAACAACAGGACCGAGAAGGTCCTCGATACCCTGCGCGACAAAGGAGCCAAGGCCGGCTTCTTCATTCAGACCCATGCGCAGGGCGGCGATGGACGGCCAATTCGGGGCAACACCCCGGTGGGCCGGCAGCTGATCCGCCGCATGCATGCCGAAGGCCACGCCATTGGCATCCACACCGGTGGTACCCGGGACCATGAGTCGCATATTGCCGCGCAAGCCGCCGGCCGCCTAAGTGGCGAATTGTCGGGCGCTCGCGACTTTATCCGCGACACCACGGCCACCGAAACCGAACCCGGCGTAACAGCCACCCTGGTCAGGCCTCCGTTTGGCAGCTCGGACGCCGCTGTGCGCAGTACCTACGCCTCGCTCAGCCTGACCAACCTGCTCTGGGACATAGACGGCGACCCCGGTGGCGAGCTGTCCCTGGCCCAGCTCAAGACCAACGTCGAAACCGGGCTGACTGCCATGGCTGCACGCAGCTGGCGGGGTACCACGCCCTCGGCCCCCAAGATCGTCATGCTCTACCACGACATTCGTCGCAATTCTTCCACGCACCTGGGCGAGGTCATGGACCACATCACCCTGGTCATGCGGCGCGACCACAACTCAACGGTTTCCTTCGAAAAACCCTGA
- a CDS encoding eCIS core domain-containing protein: protein MAERFTRSGFAGGGPRPTASAAPQQAVLKKDDEESPAPAQGAAQEGKGDGSVTETAESNLGEPGTAADEVLTKRADARVEPVSHVPSSIGGGSAMPSAERRPFENFFGRDFSAVRIHNDSQAHQYTRQINALAATRSNHIYLSERVASSRPRGLLAHELTHVVQQGRAPLVAARAGVTANTARLQDAPPNISPAPIGWQLYQATICSGKVNEHPSTQPLDFPETYISKINVSLTNQKVTLDWTGPSVAEAERNVLAATVDGVINCSTGAGVTGQASCNDTEHSKSSGSCCTPKGTFTLGAQSCVTPRLGLQNFSGFQRDGVGFHYYSSVPSHPASHGCVRLHRGASKIIFDSARSNVTTVEVSGSYTGAYARHSSCD from the coding sequence ATGGCCGAGCGCTTTACTCGCTCCGGCTTCGCGGGTGGTGGGCCGCGCCCGACAGCCAGCGCCGCCCCACAGCAGGCCGTGCTGAAGAAGGATGACGAGGAAAGTCCCGCGCCGGCGCAAGGTGCCGCGCAGGAGGGCAAAGGCGACGGCTCGGTGACGGAAACCGCCGAGAGCAACCTTGGCGAGCCTGGAACCGCCGCCGACGAGGTACTGACCAAGCGTGCCGACGCCCGAGTCGAGCCCGTCAGCCATGTCCCTTCATCGATAGGCGGGGGATCTGCCATGCCCAGCGCAGAGCGCCGCCCCTTTGAAAACTTCTTCGGCCGGGACTTCTCAGCCGTGCGCATCCACAACGACAGCCAGGCACATCAATACACCCGGCAGATCAACGCTCTGGCGGCCACTCGCAGCAACCATATCTACCTGTCCGAGCGAGTCGCCTCCAGCCGCCCCAGGGGCTTGCTCGCCCACGAGCTGACCCATGTGGTGCAGCAGGGCCGCGCACCTCTGGTGGCAGCCCGCGCAGGGGTAACCGCGAATACCGCCCGGCTACAGGATGCGCCACCGAATATTTCCCCGGCCCCCATAGGCTGGCAGCTCTACCAGGCGACCATCTGCAGCGGCAAGGTCAACGAGCACCCCAGCACCCAGCCGCTGGACTTTCCGGAGACCTACATCAGCAAGATCAACGTCTCGCTGACCAATCAGAAGGTCACCCTGGACTGGACCGGCCCCAGCGTCGCGGAGGCCGAGCGGAACGTACTGGCTGCCACCGTTGACGGCGTCATCAACTGTTCCACCGGTGCCGGAGTGACGGGCCAGGCCAGCTGCAACGACACCGAGCACAGCAAGAGTAGCGGCAGCTGTTGTACCCCCAAAGGCACCTTCACCCTGGGCGCGCAGAGCTGCGTTACGCCACGCCTGGGGTTGCAGAACTTCAGTGGTTTCCAGCGCGACGGAGTGGGCTTCCACTACTACTCCAGCGTGCCCAGCCACCCCGCTTCCCACGGTTGCGTCAGGCTGCACCGGGGCGCCTCCAAGATCATCTTCGACAGTGCCCGCTCGAACGTCACCACGGTCGAGGTCAGCGGTAGCTACACCGGCGCTTACGCCAGACACAGCAGCTGCGATTAG
- a CDS encoding LysM domain-containing protein, protein MIDPLKAFLQANALNAPAFAPDSRYHGLEIAQWVRADGEVLSYVRRRFVPPPENFATLGEHRVEVGDRLDNLAARHLGDPQQYWRLCDGNGALRPDELTETVGRRLRITLPEGVPGDDT, encoded by the coding sequence ATGATCGATCCGCTCAAGGCCTTCCTGCAGGCCAACGCCCTCAACGCCCCGGCTTTCGCCCCGGACAGTCGCTACCACGGCCTGGAGATCGCCCAGTGGGTGCGTGCCGACGGTGAGGTGCTGAGTTATGTACGCCGGCGTTTCGTGCCGCCGCCGGAGAACTTCGCCACCCTGGGCGAGCATCGGGTGGAGGTCGGCGACCGCCTGGACAACCTGGCTGCGCGCCATCTGGGCGATCCGCAGCAGTACTGGCGGCTGTGCGACGGCAACGGCGCGCTGCGCCCGGATGAGCTGACCGAGACCGTCGGCCGCCGCCTGCGCATCACCCTGCCCGAAGGCGTGCCGGGAGACGACACATGA
- a CDS encoding phage baseplate assembly protein V — translation MSQRYYGKYRGMVLNNIDPMQQGRLQVQVPDVAGLIPASWAMPCVPIAGIQNGMVALPMIGSGVWVEFEQGNPDHPIWVGCFWGSAAEIPALALATPPGMQAITLQTPLQNGLTISDLPGPTGGIMLKSATGATLIVNDTGIYIQNGKGAMLTLVGPAVTINNGALTVI, via the coding sequence ATGAGCCAGCGCTACTACGGCAAGTACCGCGGCATGGTGTTGAACAACATCGACCCCATGCAGCAGGGCCGCCTGCAGGTGCAGGTGCCCGATGTGGCCGGGCTGATTCCGGCCAGCTGGGCCATGCCCTGCGTGCCGATCGCCGGCATCCAGAACGGCATGGTGGCGCTGCCGATGATCGGCTCCGGAGTATGGGTGGAGTTCGAACAGGGCAACCCGGACCACCCGATCTGGGTCGGCTGCTTCTGGGGCAGCGCGGCGGAGATCCCCGCGCTGGCCCTGGCCACGCCGCCGGGCATGCAGGCCATCACCCTGCAAACCCCGCTGCAGAACGGCCTGACCATCTCCGACCTGCCCGGCCCTACCGGCGGAATCATGCTCAAGAGCGCCACCGGGGCGACGCTGATCGTCAACGACACCGGCATTTATATCCAGAACGGCAAGGGCGCCATGCTCACCCTGGTGGGCCCGGCGGTAACCATCAATAACGGCGCGTTGACGGTGATCTAG
- a CDS encoding GPW/gp25 family protein, which produces MTQRLHFPYAFDGHGRSREADEASWIRGLIEQVLFTAPGERVMRPDFGSGLRELVFAPNSPELAATVQFLVQGALQQWLADLILVESVEVSAVEARLAVQVQYRIRRTNQRREDSFVQGATP; this is translated from the coding sequence ATGACCCAGCGCCTGCACTTTCCCTACGCCTTCGATGGCCACGGCCGCAGCCGCGAGGCCGATGAAGCCAGCTGGATCCGCGGCCTGATCGAGCAGGTGCTGTTTACCGCGCCCGGCGAACGGGTGATGCGCCCGGACTTCGGCAGCGGCCTGCGCGAGCTGGTGTTCGCGCCCAACAGCCCGGAGCTGGCCGCCACCGTGCAGTTCCTCGTGCAGGGCGCGCTGCAGCAATGGCTGGCCGACCTGATCCTGGTCGAATCGGTCGAGGTCAGCGCCGTCGAGGCGCGCCTGGCGGTGCAGGTGCAGTACCGCATCCGCCGCACCAACCAGAGGCGCGAGGACAGCTTCGTCCAGGGAGCGACGCCATGA